From the genome of Ralstonia pickettii, one region includes:
- a CDS encoding sugar kinase, with translation MSHTLDVITYGEAMAMFVATAPGPLAQVTQFTKRIAGADLNVAVGLSRLGFRVGYVSRVGQDSFGEYVLETLARERIDASCVAVDPQYPTGFQLKSRADDGSDPRVEYFRKGSAASRLSRADYVADYVLSARHLHLTGVAPAISASSCELAFHLAREMRAAGRSISFDPNLRPTLWRSTTEMVTTLNALASLSDWVLPGLAEGRQLTGHDTPADIARFYLDRGARGVAIKLGAAGAYYQTADGAEGIADGVRVERVVDTVGAGDGFAVGVVSALLEGLSAEQAVARGNRIGALAIQVIGDSEGLPTRAALDVLEETARLGCEPESIPSV, from the coding sequence ATGTCGCATACGTTGGATGTCATCACCTACGGCGAAGCCATGGCGATGTTTGTGGCGACGGCGCCGGGGCCGCTCGCGCAGGTCACGCAGTTCACCAAGCGCATCGCAGGTGCCGATCTGAACGTGGCAGTCGGCCTGAGCCGCCTCGGTTTTCGCGTCGGCTATGTGAGCCGGGTGGGGCAGGATTCGTTTGGTGAATACGTGCTGGAAACGCTGGCACGCGAACGGATCGACGCATCGTGTGTAGCTGTGGATCCGCAATATCCCACGGGCTTCCAGCTAAAGTCGCGCGCCGACGATGGCAGTGACCCGCGTGTCGAGTACTTCCGCAAAGGCTCGGCTGCCAGCCGCCTCTCCCGCGCCGACTATGTGGCCGACTATGTACTCAGCGCGCGCCATCTGCACCTGACGGGTGTGGCTCCCGCGATCTCTGCGTCGTCGTGCGAACTTGCGTTCCACCTCGCGAGGGAGATGCGTGCGGCTGGTCGCTCGATTTCGTTTGACCCGAACCTGCGCCCAACGCTGTGGCGTTCCACAACGGAGATGGTGACCACGCTCAACGCGTTGGCGTCGCTTTCCGATTGGGTGCTGCCCGGCTTGGCTGAGGGGCGGCAACTGACCGGCCATGACACTCCAGCCGACATCGCGCGCTTTTATCTCGATCGGGGTGCGCGCGGCGTTGCCATCAAGCTGGGCGCTGCCGGCGCTTACTACCAGACCGCTGATGGCGCGGAAGGCATCGCCGACGGCGTCCGTGTGGAGCGCGTTGTCGACACAGTCGGTGCGGGCGATGGCTTTGCGGTGGGCGTGGTCAGCGCGCTGCTTGAAGGGCTGTCCGCAGAGCAGGCTGTTGCGCGCGGCAACCGGATTGGCGCGCTGGCGATCCAGGTGATCGGCGATTCCGAAGGCCTGCCGACGCGTGCCGCGCTCGACGTACTTGAAGAAACGGCCCGCCTGGGGTGCGAGCCGGAATCCATTCCCAGCGTCTAA